Proteins encoded by one window of Sorangium aterium:
- a CDS encoding RES family NAD+ phosphorylase, with protein MKTTLEAHPDPPLDLAASPLPIAIFRRSWFRIHWLTRDPMHFGRSGDNRFDAPEGEFGVLYAGKDARCAFIEVFGHATGVRFVEQSELAARGLARIAPRRPLRLVNLTGAGLARLGADARLTSGESYRAANRWARAIHDHPRRPDGIAYAARHDPTRICAALFERVSAELEVTQLGSLVDPANAALLARLLDTYKFGLV; from the coding sequence ATGAAGACAACGCTCGAGGCCCATCCGGACCCGCCCCTCGACCTCGCGGCGTCGCCGCTCCCCATCGCGATCTTCCGGAGGAGCTGGTTCCGGATCCACTGGCTCACGCGTGATCCGATGCACTTCGGTCGCTCGGGTGACAACCGCTTCGACGCGCCGGAAGGCGAGTTCGGCGTGCTGTACGCCGGCAAGGACGCGCGCTGCGCCTTCATCGAGGTGTTCGGCCACGCGACCGGCGTGCGCTTCGTGGAGCAGAGCGAGCTCGCCGCGCGGGGGCTCGCGCGCATCGCGCCGCGGCGGCCGCTGCGGCTCGTGAACCTCACGGGAGCGGGGCTCGCGCGCCTCGGGGCCGACGCCCGCCTCACGTCGGGGGAGTCCTATCGGGCCGCCAACCGCTGGGCGCGCGCCATCCATGACCACCCGAGGCGACCCGACGGCATCGCGTACGCCGCGCGCCACGATCCGACCCGCATCTGCGCCGCCCTCTTCGAGCGCGTCAGCGCGGAGCTCGAGGTGACCCAGCTCGGCTCCCTCGTGGATCCGGCGAACGCCGCGCTCCTCGCCAGGCTCCTTGATACCTACAAGTTCGGGCTCGTCTGA
- a CDS encoding M14 family zinc carboxypeptidase produces MFHPRAALLHHTAALGIALAALLAPRQATARGASAGGGPAPSARPAPPSLVTEAERTGFRRTGRYAEVERLCRAFEEAYPGRARCVRFGTTPEGRPMLAIAASDDGTLDPAAARAKRRPVILFQGGIHAGEIDGKDGGFWALRELLDGAMAPGALAAATAVFVPVFNVDGHERFRRNQRPNQRGPEEMGFRATAQNLNLNRDTMKAEAPEMRAMLALLDAWDPVVQVDLHTTDGAKFQHDIAVVVEPSVPHPGGLDAVARALSGELQARLSALGHLPLPFYPAFREDDDPSSGISTEPGPPRFSQSYSAARNRIGVLVETHSWATHAERVRAVHDVLAALFERVSSGAGALKAAAERADAASARLAGVPFALTYRAGPVSRIFPFRGFAYEKRVSEISGGTWTRYDESRPEIWRVPLFDRIQPDLTVTAPEAGYVIPAAYAAWVADKLRLHGVRYQILPEARPGFAVEAFRADAVTFEQPFEGRTRVKLQGAFRPERQDLPAGSLFVPIAQPRAPLVLHLLEPLAPDSLVAWGFFNASFERKEYMEAYVAEEEARRMLAADPALRVEFNARLRDPAFAKDAKARLDFFYKRHPSWDERVNLVPVFRVAAPP; encoded by the coding sequence ATGTTTCACCCCCGCGCCGCGCTCCTTCATCACACCGCCGCCCTCGGGATCGCGCTGGCCGCGCTGCTCGCGCCCCGCCAGGCCACGGCGCGCGGCGCGTCGGCCGGCGGCGGGCCAGCGCCTTCTGCGCGCCCCGCGCCGCCCTCGCTCGTCACCGAGGCCGAGCGGACCGGCTTCCGGCGCACGGGTCGTTATGCCGAGGTCGAGCGGCTATGCCGCGCCTTCGAGGAGGCCTATCCGGGCCGCGCCCGCTGCGTCCGTTTCGGTACGACGCCCGAGGGCAGGCCCATGCTCGCCATCGCCGCCTCCGACGACGGCACGCTCGACCCCGCGGCGGCGCGGGCGAAGCGGCGCCCGGTGATCCTGTTCCAGGGCGGCATCCACGCCGGCGAGATCGACGGCAAGGACGGCGGCTTCTGGGCGCTCCGCGAGCTGCTCGACGGCGCGATGGCGCCCGGCGCCCTCGCGGCGGCCACGGCGGTGTTCGTGCCGGTGTTCAACGTCGACGGCCACGAGCGGTTCCGTCGAAACCAGCGGCCCAACCAGCGCGGCCCCGAGGAGATGGGCTTCCGTGCCACCGCGCAGAACCTCAACCTGAACCGCGATACCATGAAGGCCGAGGCGCCCGAGATGCGGGCGATGCTGGCGCTCCTCGACGCCTGGGATCCGGTGGTCCAGGTCGACCTGCACACGACCGACGGCGCGAAGTTCCAGCACGACATCGCGGTGGTCGTGGAGCCCTCGGTGCCTCACCCCGGCGGGCTCGACGCCGTGGCGCGCGCCCTCTCGGGGGAGCTCCAGGCGCGCCTCTCGGCGCTCGGCCACCTGCCGCTCCCGTTCTACCCGGCCTTCCGCGAGGACGACGATCCCTCGTCGGGGATCTCCACCGAGCCGGGGCCGCCGCGCTTCTCGCAGTCCTACAGCGCTGCCCGCAACCGCATCGGCGTGCTCGTCGAGACGCACAGCTGGGCCACCCACGCCGAGCGCGTGCGCGCGGTCCACGACGTCCTCGCGGCGCTCTTCGAGCGCGTCTCCTCCGGCGCGGGCGCGCTGAAGGCCGCGGCCGAGCGCGCCGACGCCGCGAGCGCGCGCCTCGCCGGCGTCCCGTTCGCCCTCACGTACCGCGCGGGGCCGGTCTCGCGCATCTTCCCGTTCCGCGGCTTCGCTTACGAGAAGCGAGTCTCGGAGATCTCGGGCGGCACGTGGACCCGTTACGACGAGTCTCGCCCGGAGATCTGGCGCGTGCCGCTGTTCGACCGCATCCAGCCGGACCTGACGGTCACCGCGCCCGAAGCCGGCTACGTCATCCCGGCGGCGTACGCGGCCTGGGTGGCCGACAAGCTGCGCCTGCACGGCGTGCGTTACCAGATCCTCCCCGAGGCTCGCCCCGGCTTCGCCGTCGAGGCGTTCCGGGCCGACGCGGTGACGTTCGAGCAGCCCTTCGAGGGTCGGACGCGCGTGAAGCTCCAGGGCGCCTTCCGGCCGGAGCGGCAGGATCTTCCGGCCGGCTCGCTGTTCGTTCCCATCGCGCAGCCGCGGGCGCCCCTCGTCCTGCACCTCCTCGAGCCGCTCGCGCCCGACTCCCTCGTCGCCTGGGGCTTCTTCAACGCCTCCTTCGAGCGCAAGGAGTACATGGAAGCCTACGTCGCCGAGGAGGAGGCCCGCCGCATGCTCGCCGCGGATCCGGCGCTGCGCGTCGAGTTCAATGCGCGCCTGCGCGATCCTGCGTTTGCGAAGGACGCGAAGGCTCGTCTCGATTTCTTCTACAAGCGCCATCCGTCCTGGGATGAGCGCGTGAATCTCGTCCCGGTGTTCCGCGTCGCCGCGCCGCCGTGA
- a CDS encoding DUF4360 domain-containing protein, whose translation MFLRWAFGFCSAFFFAFPALAQNTRIANFTYAGSGCPVGSAAGVISPDQKALTVIFDQFEAHTGPGIGRAANRAFCQLAVDLRFDPGWQVAVFDATYRGFADLEAGVQGLHETSYYFSGSPLTSGPLTWSMIGPFTNNFSRTDTFTTSVWSECGTVRPLNIKTSLYVTNRLAPASSGVLTNDTTDVQVRIEYGLMFRPCPGP comes from the coding sequence ATGTTCCTGCGATGGGCGTTCGGCTTTTGTTCGGCGTTTTTCTTCGCTTTTCCTGCGCTGGCGCAGAATACGCGGATCGCGAACTTCACCTATGCTGGCAGCGGCTGCCCTGTCGGCTCCGCTGCGGGGGTGATCTCGCCTGATCAGAAGGCGTTGACGGTCATCTTCGACCAGTTCGAGGCGCACACAGGCCCGGGCATCGGCCGCGCCGCGAACCGCGCGTTCTGCCAGCTGGCCGTGGATCTGCGGTTCGATCCGGGGTGGCAAGTCGCGGTCTTCGACGCCACGTACCGGGGGTTCGCCGACCTGGAGGCAGGCGTCCAGGGGCTCCACGAGACATCGTATTACTTCTCGGGGTCGCCGCTCACCTCGGGGCCGCTCACGTGGAGCATGATCGGGCCGTTCACGAACAACTTCTCGCGCACGGACACCTTCACGACCTCGGTCTGGTCCGAGTGCGGCACCGTGCGGCCGCTCAACATCAAGACGAGCCTCTATGTCACGAACCGGCTTGCGCCGGCGAGCTCCGGGGTGTTGACCAACGACACGACCGACGTCCAGGTCCGCATCGAGTACGGCCTCATGTTCCGGCCCTGTCCCGGCCCCTGA